One Dictyostelium discoideum AX4 chromosome 3 chromosome, whole genome shotgun sequence genomic region harbors:
- a CDS encoding protein phosphatase 2C-related protein has product MNQFKLVNSIIKETLTKSSNSVLLKSSQKNCKVSSGTINNNIFRNSKFTTSNLTLTTSTTLNTKNSIFNFEQNKKTLGCLLFTTTFLFNSTTTNNDSIKTFCTNTTTTTTTTTTNNNNNNSNINIMIDTMTINDASAASTSSTVAEDCLSTTIDATATITDTTTNHKTYVDEAMQDREMRDQNNNSNDDSTDEINNIDKNKSNNIDKEEQEQEEEEEEDNTNTNITSDDDETNQIINNINNINNYNSEECIGGEGNFHLNSGVCVIPHPNKRHKGGEDAYFISIDQNVIGVADGVGGWGDVGIDPSEYSNTLMKGSKIGADSQKVERDPLIIMEQGYQYAQDVKGSSTCCIVVLSATNNILSANLGDSGFLVIRNNEVIFRTREQQHAFNMPFQLGTQSIDRPIHSITASFPAEKGDLIIMGTDGVFDNLFDDEILEIGEKYDDPQIIARQVAKRAFEVGCSTTIYTPFAKNAGHNGYIYNGGKLDDITVVVGLVDDGPLRPVKPDLLLLDEEVAQ; this is encoded by the coding sequence atgaatcaatttaaattagtaaattctataattaaagaaactTTAACAAAGAGTAGTAATTcagtattattaaaatcaagtCAAAAGAATTGTAAAGTCTCAAGTGgaactattaataataacatttttagaaattcaaaatttacaaCTTCCAATTTAACattaacaacatcaacaactttaaatacaaaaaattcaatttttaactttgaacaaaacaaaaaaacttTAGGTTGTCTTTTATTTACtacaacttttttatttaattcaacaacaacaaataacgatagtattaaaactttttgtaccaatactacaactactacaacaacaacaacaacaaataataataataataatagtaatataaatataatgattGATACAATGACTATAAATGATGCTAGTGCTGCTTCAACCTCTTCTACAGTTGCTGAAGATTGTCTAAGTACTACTATTGATGCTACAGCCACTATTACAGATACAACAACTAATCATAAAACATATGTAGATGAAGCAATGCAAGATAGAGAAATGAGagatcaaaataataatagcaatgaTGATAGTAcagatgaaattaataatatagataaaaataaaagtaataatatagataaagaagaacaagagcaagaagaagaagaagaagaagataatacaaatacaaatataacatcagatgatgatgaaacaaatcaaataataaataatataaataatataaataactaTAATAGTGAAGAGTGTATAGGTGGTGAAggtaattttcatttaaattctGGAGTTTGTGTTATTCCACATCCAAATAAAAGACATAAAGGAGGTGAAGATGCATATTTTATTAGTATAGATCAAAATGTAATTGGTGTTGCAGATGGTGTTGGTGGATGGGGTGATGTCGGTATTGATCCATCAGAATATTCAAATACATTAATGAAAGGTTCAAAGATTGGCGCCGACTCACAAAAAGTTGAACGTGATCCACTCATTATCATGGAACAAGGCTACCAATACGCCCAAGACGTCAAGGGTAGTAGCACATGTTGTATAGTGGTTTTATCAGCCaccaataatatattatcagCAAATCTTGGTGATAGTGGCTTTTTAGTGATTAGAAATAATGAGGTTATCTTTAGAACTCGTGAACAACAACACGCTTTCAATATGCCATTCCAATTGGGTACTCAATCAATTGATCGTCCAATTCACTCTATAACCGCAAGTTTCCCAGCTGAGAAAGgtgatttaattataatggGTACTGATGGTGTTTTCGATAATCTCTTTGATGATGAAATCTTGGAAATCGGTGAAAAATATGATGACCCACAAATCATAGCACGTCAAGTCGCTAAAAGAGCTTTCGAAGTTGGTTGTTCAACAACTATCTATACTCCTTTCGCTAAAAATGCTGGTCACAATGGTTACATTTATAATGGTGGTAAATTAGATGATATCACTGTAGTTGTAGGTTTGGTTGATGATGGTCCACTTAGACCAGTTAAAccagatttattattattagatgaaGAAGTTGctcaataa